The Halichoerus grypus chromosome 14, mHalGry1.hap1.1, whole genome shotgun sequence genomic interval AAAGTAATTACGGTAAATTCTTCAGGTGGAGGGATCATACACTTGAAAAAAATAGTCCTAAAACTGATGGGAATTCAACACAAGGTCAACATCTCAAAGTCTCTCAAAGGAGTAAGACTATATAAAatagttatatttaattttaccatCGTGAGGGAATTTGTAGTACTCTGTCCTTGGTCTTCATCACTTCTTCTCTACCTTCTACCTGGATGATCTCAGTTATATTTTCAGGGTCACGACTTGCTTTGTTCAAGTGCTTTGAAATACATTTCATTAGCTTTGATCTTCTTACTATATTCTTAAATGTAAATCCAAACAGTCAGTGAATATCTGTTTTTGATAGTGCAACAAAATCAATACTTAgtattttcaaaactgaaattgGGCCTTTTCCGTCAAACTTACTTGTTCTCCTGTATTTCCTACTTTAGTAAAGGATACAACCAAGTACCAGACACTTAATCTGGGAAGAGATCACAGTTTCACATTCCAGGTTGATATCAAAATCAACATGTTGTATTTCATTCTAGGCTTTTCCTTAAGCATGTGCTCATaccatttaaatttctttaaagaatattgGCAATTGTGGgttattttttcttcctgtgtcaATACTGGTAATTTGTACTTGTATTAAAAGTATCCAGTTTATCCAAGTATTGAGATTATTGTGAGAATTCAGTTAGCTATAGATATAAAGCACTTCATAGGCTGCCATCCATATAAGAAGAATTCAACAAACAACTCAAAGAAATAGACATTAATATCCAATTCAGTCATGGAACATAGATTTAGAGGAAAATGGGACAATTCTCAACTACTCAGAATGAATATTTTGGATGTGTGTGTGAGATATCATGATGAAGATTAAATGTTACATATTATCAAAGAAATTGTCTACATTGAACCATATATAAATATGGaaacagtaacaaaataaaaagagaaataagcagCCTTAGAAATTGAAATATTCTAATTAGAGCCATTGATGAGAGTTACCAACCATGCATTTTTTATTATCATGCAGTGTATTATCTTTATATACATTGCAACATACCAGCATTCCATTCTGTACAACTCCAGGTATATCATTTGCCCTTTCATTGCTTCCATTGCCCCAGGATAGCATAAGGATCTTTATTAGAGAAACtctatttcagttttaaaatactaCGACTTTATGACCACAAAACAGCTTAATTCTGAGTTTTCCGTTCTGGGTCAACACTTAAGAGAATTGTGAAAGACCTCCTGTCTGTGTCCATGTATTTATTATCTGATTCCAAAATCATCCTTCTCATCTGTCATCCTCATTAATTCTTCAAGTTTCTTctccaaatatttctttaatgaacTCCGTATTGCCTTCATTTTCCTCCGATGAGACACACAAATATGGAATCTAGAGTAGAGAAACAACATAATCCCGACTTCAGTATTAGTAGGCCAACTCTTAAAGACAATTACATAAtcatgttttctttcccttctttttctggaTACTGCTCCAGTAGTTGTCCTCATACTTAATTGTACCTCCTCCATTTCCTGTGGTTCAACTTTTATCCCATAAACTTCTGACCATTTTATTCCTGTCAGTATTGTATCCCAAACTTtgaaatgacttttttccccttattgccattggaggggcggggggaggttgGGCAGTCTCCTTGACGAAGGAATGCTTGacccagtgtgtgtgtggagggaggaaAACTCACAGTAACAAAGCACTTCCCAATATCACAACTTCTGTTAGCAATATCAGAAATAGTGCAATCTCTCGACTCTCAGCTTTCTTTGAATCCTCTtctggagggagaaagaggaaaatagaaaatgagtttgggagaGGAAAAATACTAACTTGAGAACTTGATCCATAATAGATGACTCTCTTTAACATCAGATAATTTGCTCTGTTCACCACTTCCATCACTGTTTACTAGttattctgatctttattactctGAGATCCTTAGGCTCTACAAAATGTTTGCCCTACTGCCCCTAGCCTAATTTCTCCACCTTTAGTCTGGTCTTTCCATTTCTCAGCCCTTCGGTTGATCCAGTGCCCATTAATTCATCCTGGTACAAATTTTGCCCAATAATTTAACTCTGATTTGTGACATTAGCATTATCTGCATAAAAGGTGCTCAccaaatatttgtagaataaatgaatggacaacTCAGTACCTTGATCCCTGGCCCCTCCAAATGCCATACTACAATCTTTGTTACCTCCACAATACTCTCCTCTGAAGCATCGGGAGGTGATGCGAAGACAGGTCCAACAATCCAGGATAGGACCTTCAGTCACGActgataaagagaagaaaaataatggaagggGGCCATGGCATGGAGTTTTCTTAGCTCAGACATCAAGTATGGATTAGATCTCAGGCATTTCCAGGACTCTTAATGTTACATTGCTGTGAATTTCTTCTTCCCCTAGCAATCAAATTTCTTGATGGGTCAAAACCTTCTGTAACTTAAGTCAGATCTCTGGGGAAGAAGTGGGAAAAATGATGCCTCAGCGTATATTGGTCCTATGGGCTATAAGCTATACTTTAGAAGGCCTCTAAGCACCTCTAAACTCTTTGTGTTTGAGATTTCATGAGATACATTTTGTTGTCAGGTCTGATTGACATTCCCACCCCCATAATCCCAACTCTAGGAACTGGGTTCTCAGTGTGACAGGTGGGAGAGAGATGGCCATATAGAGCAAATGAGATGGGAAAATATGGAGGGAATTCTTAAGGTGTCCCTGGTACTGTACTCACCGCAATCTTCAGAACAAGCTAAAAGAGAATCAGAAAGTTCTAATGAGCCTATAATCAACTTAGAGTTTGCCATATTTATACCCAATAGTCTTCATTTGGTTAGCCATGACGTGCCAGCCACccctccatccattctaaataaCTGTAATATGAAACCACCTTCCTCCTCTCACCCTCGTTTCCTATTCCTTTCACATAATTTCAGTGTTGTTAGATAGACATCTTTTATTACCAACTTCAGAGAAGTTCTTTAATATCTCTTTCAGTTTGGATTCCAGGTTTTGGCGGACATCGAGAAGCTTGCCTTGAAGGATAAAGGCACCTAAGAGGGGGTGGAATGGACATCAGAAACTAGGGGGTAGCCTTTCCCTTCAGAATTTAATCCTAAttgttttgccttgtttttccAAGGGAATTTTCCTTATACTTGCTTGGGCAATACAGTCTTTTATCACTGAAACAGTATCTCACCTTTCCATGTTTCATTGCCCAGTTTATAAAGCTCATTCTTCAGCCATATTCTCAACTTGATAACCTTATGAACAGCTAGAGAGGAGTAAAAGGTACATGTAGGGGAATAATTACATCTATGGAGGAAATTATGTGGACCCAAGTGcactcttccctgcctccccttctccctttaaCCCACAAAACTCTCAGGGACTCAAACTTCCCTCACCCAACACCCGAAGCATCTTGTCCCTGCGGGAGACCTTGAAGCTTAAATGGGTCATCTCCTTAATCTGCCGTTCAAGCAGATGAACTCGGCCGGGGACTTCTGAGGGTACCATCTTTGCCAGCAAGGACCTAATATCTTCTGTGAATTTGGGGTCACATTCCAAGCAGCCTTTGACCCCATGGAAGGCTGCCAGggacaggggcaggagcaggagcaACCACAGGTCTCCCATTTCCTTGCCCCAACAGCCGGTTGTCCCGGCAACTAGTTCACCTAGTTCCCTTTTCTTCAAAAATCCAGGAATAAGAGGTTTGTCCTGGATAGGCTGACTTCACCttcccctccatttccatcccACTTCTAGGCAATTTCATTTCCCTAAGGATCTTCAgttgttttctgacttttatccttcattccagaaagagggagggaactGCCAGTTGGGAAGCAGATACCTGAGTTCTGAGTGtagaacacagagagagagagaaatcttgaGCTCAGACAAGCAAAGTTCCATGCAGAGACATACCTCAGAAAAAGGTTTTCTTCTGGTTTCTCCTTTACTTGTGTCTTCAGTAAATTCTTACATCCTTCCTGACCATAGGAGTAGTGTCTCAAGAAAGAGATCACATAGGACCTTAGAGACTGCTTACCCAAAATTCTACTGCTATAGAGGAGGTGAGGAAAATCTGGACTATTTAGTTGCTTGGGGTCCCCGTCCCTGATGGTAGCAGTATTGTTGAAAATTAGTCATGGGTGTCTAGATGTAATTGATATCATTGATGATAATTTTGATGTAATTGATCACTTCTCAGAAATTTAGGCTATCTTTGTCTGTAGGATGATTTCCCAGCCATGCTATATAACCTTCTTATATCATTCTTCTTATAAGGAGTCTGAAGCAGGGACACCAGAAACAACCATTGAGGAATATATGGTGATAAGTGAGACTCCAGTAACACCCAGGGTTCATTAGTGGGTGCATCTTACAAGTACTAAGGACGAGATGTGAGGCATGTTAGAAAACAAGCACAGTTACCATGGGCTGCTGTCTCAGGCCAccgtggaaggagcccagatacACGGTTCAGCTTAGGGCTCTTTGAATAAGAATGTTCTTTGTCATTTGAAGAAATTAAGGTTGCTTTACAGACTTTGCAGGATACCAGTAACATCTTCTCTGTTATATTGCTTGTATGTCTGTGACCTCCTGGAAACCAGGGAACCCTGGGATCTTAAAAGGTTAGTGGTAGAATTGAGAGCCTAAGGTATGGGAAAGTTAGGGAGTGAAAAGTTGTGAGGGAAGTACAAAGAACTACTACTAATTATatgcctaccatgtgccacaTATGGGATGTGCTAAACACTTGTGATAGATTATTGCAAGTCCTGATGGCACAGCAATACTTTGAGaaattatcccaattttatagataaggctctgaggctcagaaatgtgTCCTTTCTACAAAAGAATTTAGTAGTCATGGAattaggatttgaactcaggtctgtctgattccaaattcTATATACTTTATTCACTGCCTGTCAACATTTTCTGGGATAATGCAGAAAATGATTTCTTGGAATTTGATAAATCAGATGATTGCAAGGGGAGGAAGCAATTCAAATCCTCTGATGATCCAAATCCACACCTCTActctgattttaatttcccttagCTAGATGATCTCATCTTTAGATGATCCTCCAAAAGATTTGCACATGCTGAGGTCTGAAGGCATTTGAGATAATGGGATTAAACTAACTCTGGAAACTGAAGTTGGAGACTAAAAGGGGCTAAGACTTGGCAGGCAGGTAGCCAGGTATGAGGAAAAACTGTTCTTTAAGGGAAAATACACATTATAGATGAGATGTTTTCCAGTTAACAGTACATACTTTTACTTTCAGCTTGGATACTTAAAGAGAACGTGATGGTATATTACTAATTCTGTTTGGTGGCACATTATCTTGACCCAGACCATGTGCTCTACTATATTTATCCTTGCCTCATTCTTCCCACTTAATTTTCAGTCCAGGATTTTTAGGATGCTAGAAAAAATGATTCAACTTTCGGACAGTCTTGGGAAGACTGAAAATAGCAAGCCACTTTCTAAAAAGACAGAACTTGTAATTGAAGGGGACatataagaaggaaaataatggagGAAATAGCACCCTCATGGAGGAAACAGTAAACGGATAATAATAGCATGAGCTGATGATAAAGGCAGAGGTACACACAGTTTGTACCTTCTATAGGAAGACTGAGAAGCACTAAATCTGGAGGAATTTCTTCTACAGAAGCTGGATCTAGGACACTAGAAACAGCAGTTAACAAATACATGGTGGGAAGTGAGAAACCCAGCAATATTCAAGATGCTTTAGGAGAAGCATCCTGAAAGTACTGATGATGGAATGGATGACATATAAGAAAATAACTACAATTATCCTGGGCTAGTTCTTTAAATTCAGTAGATATCAACTAtttgaaatttggaaaagaagagcCATCTGGAAATCGACTGATAATATAATGATCAcattacttaattaaaataacGATACTTGTATCTAGGAGGCAAAAGGCTAATACTCAGATCCTTCGTTGATTATGCTAATATTTGGTTTGGATTGGCATGGAGGGGATATGATTTATAGTCAGTGCGTATTTGTGGAATAGCTAACCAAACTCTTTATTTGCTTAAAAGAGTATAACAGGTATATAGTAGCACATGCATGCATAATAttttaccaaatatatatttattcatttgtaattcttttttctttttttttttattcatttgtaattcTTAGATAAGATTCCTGGGTTATTCACAGATAGAGTATATGTTGTATATGTTCTTTTTCTACAAAACAATTAGTCCTAATATTTAGTCCCTCTTAAGGGCTAGAATCAGTTGTTTTGTACCATTTGGCCTTTACTACAAATCAAATGATACACTGaggtttaaaaatctaaaaaacaagtcTCATAAAGAAGAGCAAGAAGCTTCTTAACAATAATTTTCCCTCAATCCATAGCAAATCTGATTCCCAGATccatacaaaaaaataacaataatgaatcTTTGTGGCTTAAGCTTCTTGTAGCTCTTTTCTTGTGGATTACTTTTCCCAGCCGAGCCCTGCTGCATGGTTTCCCCATCAGTAGCACTTCAATGGATGCCCTAGAAGTTTGGCAAATAATCCAGATACCCCTTGTAGTCAAGTGAGATTAAATTATTTCCTGACTATAATCTGGGACTAGGAAACCCATACTTGGTATCTGGCCATGTTATTAAGCTATCCATCTAGGCAGCATAATAATCATaatttaaatgttgaaataattGCTATAGTCCAGATCTTTCACATGTAaagtgattttaatattttctgtatgCCTGTCCATTTATATTCCATTGTCATTAAGCCAGTTTTTCTCCCTATAGTCCACTCATTCTTGAGAAGTCATAAGGTTGGAGCTCGGAAGACTTAGAAGGAATCGCTCTCTCTCTGTTAGGAAAGCatttaaatgagaagaaaagctgATCCATTCGGTAGGGATGGGAAGAACAGGGGAGACAATGGCCAAAGATGTAGGTCATAACCTCTTCTCTCTAGACTAGGGTCCCAGAAGGGGAGATTATATTAGTTAGGTTAAAGGGTATACTACAGGAAAGAGTAGCTTCTGTCCTGCATCCTCGAGGAACCACCAAGGCTACGCCAGTTACTCACATGTGACAACTGTACCTGAGGAACAATAGTAGACCTGTCAGGATCGGCTAATAGAAGCCACTCTGGAGACCATGCTCGTACCCTGTGCTGTGGAAGCACCACTCTGCTTCCACCAGCTGCCTGCTAGGCAAGGATGTGCAAGTGAGCTCAGGATCTGACTGGGAAACGTGCCAGTGTGTATCGTCAAGGCTTCCAGTAGTGGGAGCCGGTCTGAAAGATGGAGAGCAAACCACTAGgtcaggaaaggaaaaagcatCTGCAGCAAGCCCCAAGAACTTGATGGGGCCAAATTGTCAGGAAAGACCGCGAGACTccaaagaaatagagaacaggCCCAAAGTGCTCCGCATGCAGTTTCCCAGAAAATAGAAGATTCAGAGATGGGGTGGTACCAAACTCGCCTTAGAAGATACCAACACATtagcaaagaataaaacaaatatactcaactttaaaaaaaagtcattcaagaGAACACATATTATTAGTGAAGAAATCCACTGGATAATTTACTGAAGAGGAAAAGGCAGCAGTTTTAAATAGGAAAAGTTCAAGGTGATTGTACTTACTACCATTTTAGTATGCTTGATACGGTGGATTGAAATCATAGTTGGATTGGTAGTTAACACCAGCCTGATTTTTCAGTGATTAAGACAGTGTTTTCTTAGGCCCAAGGGAGGTCTAGCATCTCAGAGTTACTCAATGTTCATGGTTCCTTATCAGTTTTAGGGAGTTAGAGCCAGATGGAGTAAAACATAACAGTTGCCCTATCTCCTGGGAAAGCGCTGCTGTCAGGGGAAAACTTTCCTCTATATATCTAAGTGTCCCTTCAACTATGGGGGTATCCATGAATTGACATAGCCCCCCCAATCTTTCCATTCCTATATCCCATTTTGGAAGGAAGCAGGGAATGGGaaggaaatacaaaagaatgaTTTTTCCAAAAGGTAtttagttaccaaaaaaaaaaaaagtgtttaaatattGGGTGGGATTGAATTTATCATATTCTGCTgttactgctttttttctttgctctcttgTGAGGTGAGAAGTGAAGGAGCTCAGAGAAAACACAGACCAGTTACAGAACACGATGAAGCTGTCTCCTTTGTATATCTGAGAAGAGTGTAAATAAATGTGTGACCTTGCAACATAAACATCGTAATACTTAATTCTCAAGACAAGGTTGCATTGCCTATTTCCAGTTTGCAGAATATGAGCCTGATGTTCAGAGACACTAAGGGAAGTGGCAAAGTTCACCCACCCAGTAAGGGAAAGATTGGCAGTAACACAAGTTTGTCTGCTTTCATAGTCCTATGTTTCCAAAATACCAAAACGTTTCTTGAGTAGACTTAATCCAAGGTACAATCATCGTTCCCTCAAATTAGTAAGAATTtcctaaaggaaattatttttcaagaaaggaaaaagggttTCTTATTTcctattagtttatttttaaaataagtggaGTTTATAATCCTCAgtaacttttaatatttcttccacacccaattctttttttccctcctctttaattACTTGAATAAAAGAttgaaagaatatttatattctaCTGTAGCTTGTTTGCCTGTCAATTGCAGTACTCAGTTTTCTTTAATACCATGTATAAAAAGGCACAGATGTTAAACTAGTTTACCTTAAATAAATACCAGGCAAATACAGTATtacttctttcctcccttcaaaggaaattaaaagacaacaacaacataaCAACTCTAAGAACACAAGAGCCAATAACAAGTGATGTCATTGAACACATAGTCTGCAATGAAATAGTGTTTTATATTCATTACATGCATGATCTTATAAAATCCTCATACTAAGAGGTTGGTTGGTACTATCGTTGCCATTTAGAGGAGAGAACGGAGACTGAGTAGTTAAGGATTCTGCAGGAGATTACACAGTTCTCAGGTGGGGCAGCTTGAATTCTTAACCTCATTTTGACTGATTCCCCACATACATTCTTTTAACTGCTAAACTCTCTCTTGTCCTTTattagccaaaaacaaaaacaaaaagcggaaaaaaaaccccacaaaaccccCAAAACGAATGCCCTGCTCCTGTGCATAGTGAATTGCCCTATTTCTGCAAAACCAGCACTTCGTGGGTGAGACACTGTGGTGTAGTGCACGGCGCTACATTCAGTTGTAATTCTGGTCCTCGTAGGAACAGATTTCTCTTCAAGGTATCAAGTCAAGGAAGAAAGTCTTAGTTGAATGTGAACTTCATGGTCACCACCCTTTAATAAATGATCTTATTGTTGATAATTCCTTTGCATTATACTAactttaattaatataaaattttacatttggaGCTTTCTGTATTTGGAAAGTTCTTTGTTACCTTGTCTTGAGATGACTGagtttctttttgattttctctaacatgctaagtaaatattttctgcttaaatACAATCCTCTTTAAGCACTATAGCTATATTAGGTTACTAATCAGTTCGTTGGAAGTTAGATCAAATTTCATCATATCTTGCAGGGTCTTTTGTAAAAGAGTCTCAACAAAATATACTCTCTCCCTATTTACCTCATAATGACATAGGACAAAACTGAATCAGTCAACTCTGAGGCAGAATGGTTTcaattcagtggaggaaaaaaGATCTTAGTGGAATGGGTTATTGATGTTAACTCTTGGAACAAGCTGTCATAGTAGGTGTAGAATCTCCATTCCTGGAGGAGATTATTGGTCACCTCTGTCAGTGTTGGGCAGTCTTGCCTAGTGGTTTGGGCTTGACTGAATGAGGTTCCTCCTAGCTGACACAGCTGCTATGATATATGGAGAATGTAACTTGA includes:
- the IZUMO3 gene encoding izumo sperm-egg fusion protein 3 isoform X1, with translation MGDLWLLLLLPLSLAAFHGVKGCLECDPKFTEDIRSLLAKMVPSEVPGRVHLLERQIKEMTHLSFKVSRRDKMLRVLAVHKVIKLRIWLKNELYKLGNETWKGAFILQGKLLDVRQNLESKLKEILKNFSEVACSEDCVVTEGPILDCWTCLRITSRCFRGEYCGEEDSKKAESREIALFLILLTEVVILGSALLLFHICVSHRRKMKAIRSSLKKYLEKKLEELMRMTDEKDDFGIR
- the IZUMO3 gene encoding izumo sperm-egg fusion protein 3 isoform X2, with protein sequence MGDLWLLLLLPLSLAAFHGVKGCLECDPKFTEDIRSLLAKMVPSEVPGRVHLLERQIKEMTHLSFKVSRRDKMLRVLAVHKVIKLRIWLKNELYKLGNETWKGAFILQGKLLDVRQNLESKLKEILKNFSEVVVTEGPILDCWTCLRITSRCFRGEYCGEEDSKKAESREIALFLILLTEVVILGSALLLFHICVSHRRKMKAIRSSLKKYLEKKLEELMRMTDEKDDFGIR